Proteins encoded together in one Undibacterium sp. CCC3.4 window:
- the hfq gene encoding RNA chaperone Hfq — protein sequence MSNKGQLLQDPFLNALRKEHIPVSIYLVNGIKLQGHIESFDQYVVLLRNTVTQMVYKHAISTVVPARAVSINAEPEAE from the coding sequence ATGAGTAATAAAGGGCAACTTTTACAAGACCCGTTTCTGAACGCATTGCGCAAGGAACACATCCCGGTTTCAATTTACCTGGTAAATGGTATCAAACTGCAAGGCCATATCGAATCTTTCGATCAATATGTCGTTTTGCTCAGAAATACAGTCACACAAATGGTTTATAAGCATGCCATTTCGACCGTCGTTCCGGCGCGCGCCGTGAGTATTAATGCTGAACCTGAAGCAGAGTAA
- the hflX gene encoding GTPase HflX yields the protein MRAALVGVDFGKGDFAASMEEISLLAQSAGAEPLATVTCKRASPDAALFVGSGKATEIAALVADEALDLVIVNHALSPAQQRNLERHLQVRVVDRTSLILDIFAQRAKSHEGKVQVELAQLQHLATRLIRGWTHLERQKGGIGLRGPGETQLETDRRLIGERVKMLKLKLSKLQRQRETQRRSRDRSKTFSVSLVGYTNAGKSTLFNALTKAGVYAADQLFATLDTTSRRLYLGEAGNVVISDTVGFIRDLPHQLVAAFKATLEETIHADLLLHIVDANSPVRADQIEQVNHVLKEIGADHIPQLMVCNKIDLAMLEPAVLLDEYDKIDRVFLSARTGAGLDLLRQAIAGFAIAKAAEMAPEQVAPDYDDARFNLQ from the coding sequence ATGCGCGCCGCCTTGGTCGGCGTAGACTTCGGTAAAGGTGATTTTGCTGCCAGCATGGAAGAAATTTCCTTGTTGGCGCAATCTGCCGGTGCCGAACCGCTCGCCACCGTCACCTGCAAACGCGCCAGTCCCGATGCGGCGTTGTTTGTTGGCTCCGGCAAGGCGACTGAAATTGCCGCCTTGGTTGCTGACGAAGCGCTCGATCTGGTCATCGTCAATCACGCCTTGTCGCCGGCTCAGCAGCGTAATCTCGAACGTCACTTGCAAGTGCGGGTGGTTGATCGTACCAGTCTGATTCTCGATATTTTTGCCCAGCGCGCGAAAAGCCATGAAGGTAAGGTTCAGGTCGAGTTGGCGCAATTGCAGCATCTGGCGACGCGTCTGATTCGCGGCTGGACCCATCTGGAACGACAGAAGGGTGGTATCGGCTTGCGCGGTCCGGGTGAAACGCAACTCGAAACCGATCGCCGCTTGATCGGTGAGCGGGTCAAAATGCTGAAGTTGAAATTATCCAAGTTGCAGCGTCAACGGGAAACCCAACGACGGTCGCGCGACCGGAGTAAAACTTTTTCAGTTTCTTTAGTCGGCTACACCAATGCCGGTAAATCCACCTTATTCAATGCCCTTACCAAGGCTGGCGTGTATGCGGCCGATCAGTTATTTGCTACCCTCGATACCACCTCGCGCCGGCTCTACCTTGGCGAGGCTGGGAATGTGGTAATTTCTGATACGGTGGGGTTTATTCGCGATTTGCCGCATCAATTGGTGGCGGCTTTTAAAGCGACTTTAGAGGAAACCATCCACGCAGACTTGCTTTTACATATAGTGGACGCAAATAGCCCTGTGAGAGCGGATCAGATCGAGCAAGTTAACCATGTCTTGAAAGAGATTGGTGCCGATCATATTCCGCAATTAATGGTGTGCAATAAAATTGATTTGGCGATGTTAGAGCCGGCAGTCCTGTTGGATGAGTATGATAAAATTGATCGAGTTTTTTTGAGCGCCAGAACTGGGGCTGGGCTCGATTTGTTGCGTCAAGCTATCGCTGGTTTTGCCATTGCCAAGGCTGCAGA